A stretch of DNA from Mucilaginibacter daejeonensis:
AGCGCCATAATTCCCAAAGCAGATATGGAAAGCCCAAAGTGACGCCAATGATCAGCGCAGAGTTCAGCTCGAGCGTGAACTGGCCGGCCATCTCGGTATTGATGATCTCGCCGGGTATCTTATCTATACAAAAGCCAGGGCGGCCTAAATAATCGCCCAGCTTGCAAAGCATACGGTAGGTCCAAAAGTCAGGACGTTTAGGGCCCATAATGATCTTGTCGAACACAAAATCATAATAAACGAAAGCCAATACAGTGAACGCCAGGATGGCTATACACGACCGGATCAAATGCCACCTGAGTACCTCTATGTGGTCAAAGAACGACATTTCTACTTCGAGGTCTTTGGCCTTATCCTTTATAGCTTTTACAATTTTATTGTCCTGATCGTTACTCATATGTTGCAAACAAAAATACCATTCTGTATTACATACGAATGGTATCAATGTTGAATTTTATTTCATGAAATAATTATTCGGCTATCTCAAAGCTTTCCATGAATTTGGTGGTAAAATTACCTGCTCTGAAATTAGGATCTTGCATCAACTGCAAGTGGAATGGTATAGTGGTCTTGATACCCTCGATCACGAATTCGCTTAACGCGCGCGACATGGTATTCAAGGCCTCCTCGCGAGTTTGAGCCACGCAGATCAGCTTAGCGATCATCGAGTCATAGTTAGGTGGGATCACATAACCACTGTACACGTGCGTATCTACACGTACACCATGGCCACCCGGTGAGTGGAAGTTAGTGATCTTACCCGGCGACGGACGGAAGTTATTGAAAGGGTCCTCGGCGTTTATACGACACTCGATGGCGTGCATGGTAGGCTCGTAGTTCTTGCCTGATATCGGTGTACCGGCAGCAACTTTGATCTGTTCTTTGATCAGATCCACGTTGATCACCTCTTCGGTCACGGGATGCTCCACCTGTATACGGGTGTTCATTTCCATGAAGTAGAAGTTGTGATGCTTGTCTACCAGGAACTCGATAGTACCGGCACCTTCGTATTTAACAGCTTTAGCACCTTTAATGGCCGCTTCACCCATTTTTTTACGAAGCTTTTCGGTCATGAACGGTGAAGGTGATTCTTCCACCAGTTTCTGGTGACGGCGTTGAATAGAGCAATCGCGCTCGCTCAGGTGGCAAACTTTGCCATACTGATCGCCCACTACCTGTATCTCGATGTGTCGTGGATCCTCAACATATTTTTCGAGGTAGATACCATCGTTACCGAACGCAGCGCCGGCCTCAGCACGAGCCGAATCCCAGGC
This window harbors:
- the accC gene encoding acetyl-CoA carboxylase biotin carboxylase subunit, with amino-acid sequence MFKKILIANRGEIALRIIRTCKEMGIKTVAVYSTADRDSLHVRFADEAVCIGPPASRDSYLNIPNIISAAELTNADAIHPGYGFLSENAKFSAICAEYGIKFIGATADQINDMGDKAAAKATMKKAGVPTIPGSEGLLHDVKEGIQIAAKIGYPIILKATAGGGGRGMRIVWNDMEFEPAWDSARAEAGAAFGNDGIYLEKYVEDPRHIEIQVVGDQYGKVCHLSERDCSIQRRHQKLVEESPSPFMTEKLRKKMGEAAIKGAKAVKYEGAGTIEFLVDKHHNFYFMEMNTRIQVEHPVTEEVINVDLIKEQIKVAAGTPISGKNYEPTMHAIECRINAEDPFNNFRPSPGKITNFHSPGGHGVRVDTHVYSGYVIPPNYDSMIAKLICVAQTREEALNTMSRALSEFVIEGIKTTIPFHLQLMQDPNFRAGNFTTKFMESFEIAE